In one Solanum lycopersicum chromosome 11, SLM_r2.1 genomic region, the following are encoded:
- the LOC101266891 gene encoding U11/U12 small nuclear ribonucleoprotein 31 kDa protein: MSRKRKYSEDDDEDDTFYYRYSSAPSPAPSSSSVTSKNVSISKSSHGGGGGISGSGGLAPSKSTVYVSNLDYTLTNSDLHTIFSNFGKVAKVTVVKDRVTRKSRGVAFILFISREDAIKAVKGIDKKLLNGRTLTASIASDNGRAAEFIRKKVYKDKSRCYECGEEGHLSYECPKNLFGPRERPEPPKKGRRGGGGGKRGDEGRGGEWEDDEEEEDEADDEGGARFADDNWASVVDRGAEERLLKGDNDEFKKEARKEKRKGYFSDESDEED, from the coding sequence atgtcgAGGAAGAGAAAGTACAGTGAAGATGACGACGAAGACGATACCTTTTACTACCGATACTCCTCCGCACCATCACCGGCGCCGTCGTCGTCTTCCGTCACATCCAAAAACGTTTCCATTTCAAAATCCTCTCACGGCGGCGGCGGCGGAATCAGCGGCAGCGGTGGACTAGCTCCATCAAAATCAACAGTTTACGTGAGTAATCTCGATTATACCTTGACAAATTCCGATCTCCATACAATCTTCTCCAATTTCGGCAAGGTTGCAAAGGTAACTGTAGTTAAAGATCGGGTTACTCGAAAGAGCCGTGGGGTAGCATTCATCCTTTTCATTTCTAGAGAAGATGCGATTAAAGCTGTGAAAggaattgataaaaaattactGAATGGACGAACCCTAACTGCGTCAATTGCTTCTGATAATGGCCGTGCAGCTGAATTTATTAGGAAGAAGGTTTATAAGGATAAAAGTAGGTGTTATGAGTGTGGGGAAGAAGGGCATTTATCGTATGAGTGTCCGAAGAATCTGTTTGGGCCAAGGGAAAGGCCTGAGCCACCAAAGAAAGGGCGGAGGGGTGGTGGAGGAGGAAAGAGGGGTGATGAGGGTAGGGGTGGGGAGTGGGAGGATGACGAGGAGGAGGAGGACGAGGCGGATGATGAAGGAGGAGCGCGTTTTGCTGACGATAATTGGGCTTCTGTAGTGGATAGAGGAGCAGAGGAGAGGTTATTGAAAGGAGATAACGACGAATTCAAGAAGGAAGCAAggaaggagaagagaaaaggtTATTTTAGTGATGAGAGTGATGAGGAGGATTGA
- the LOC138339659 gene encoding putative F-box protein At3g52320 — protein sequence MAQKRKNDGELPESSSCKKQKKMKGKANFIISAAAAIFFPLFSFIINNDFSLKVGKKTPPSIDQLEVRNSEFVSEYSFCLQAIVQFPEEILVNILTRLPVKSLVRFKCVSKFWITLISDPYFTKKHLNRARNDQDSRKLLIYQWALRINSTSPLGCPGDGRSRFGLGYDSSSDEYKIIHMHQNIEGPYYTNEILALKDGCSWRSIDEHPRAIRCWFHASDSLPFIHAAFHWIQVSRNYFVVISFDISNEVYGEIPVSEEILSLKAGPDTVGVSVLEGMLCVYSNLFFTGNDTFVVWVFTILQ from the exons ATGGCGCAAAAAAGGAAGAATGATGGAGAATTACCAGAGAGTTCATCTTGTAAGAagcagaagaagatgaagggaAAAGCAAATTTTATCATTTCTGCAGCTGCTGCTATCTTCTTTCCTCTATTCTCCTTTATAATCAACAACGATTTTTCACTTAAAGTAGGGAAGAAGACTCCGCCCTCAATCGATCAGCTAGAAGTTCGTAATTCG GAATTTGTTAGTGAATACTCGTTTTGTCTCCAGGCCATAGTTCAGTTCCCTGAGGAAATACTCGTCAACATCCTCACCAGGTTACCTGTGAAGTCTCTTGTTCGATTTAAATGTGTTTCGAAATTCTGGATAACGTTGATATCAGATCCTTACTTTACAAAGAAGCATCTCAATCGTGCTAGGAACGACCAAGATTCCCGGAAGCTTCTTATCTACCAATGGGCCCTAAG AATCAATAGTACTTCCCCTCTGGGATGTCCAGGGGATGGACGTTCACGTTTTGGTTTGGGTTATGACTCGAGCAGTGATGAGTACAAGATCATTCATATGCACCAGAACATAGAAGGTCCCTATTATACTAATGAAATTCTTGCGTTGAAAGATGGCTGCTCTTGGAGAAGCATCGATGAACATCCTCGTGCCATTCGCTGTTGGTTCCATGCCTCAGACTCTTTGCCTTTTATACATGCGGCGTTTCATTGGATCCAGGTTTCAAGAAACTATTTTGTGGTGATTTCGTTTGATATTTCAAATGAAGTGTACGGAGAGATACCTGTGTCTGAGGAAATATTAAGCTTGAAGGCAGGCCCTGACACTGTTGGCGTTTCTGTGTTGGAAGGAATGCTTTGTGTTTATTCTAATCTATTTTTTACGGGAAATGATACTTTTGTGGTATGGGTGTTCACTATCCTTCAGTAG
- the LOC101267185 gene encoding uncharacterized protein isoform X3 encodes MFNDDEPLAFKKMHEFSTVDGFVEISESLADMIKFIANEPSVGLFYIQQHSQKAAPNLVNLKNSIEEKSREVALHTEDSDDSITVIRSMKECGLPIANGMIKDLRHTLAVISKKQPKKGLISGTSSSFPVGIATSWSPSTWVRNTVSEEDDNRTAGYLSNVFQSAKQKASNFKWPQLETGESLPAKSEPSSSDKDEPSVTHTNDALLAADVSSSSSLGRTNSEDLTLSSQTANELQQEQVNKSMSYDQLLSLTENFDEFKADKEAKLEEWLGGTLKS; translated from the exons ATGTTCAA TGATGATGAACCGTTGGCCTTCAAGAAAATGCATGAATTTTCCACAGTGGACGGCTTTGTAGAGATAAGTGAATCCTTGGCGGACATGATAAAGTTCATTGCAAATGAGCCCTCTGTTGGGCTTTTCTATATTCAACAGCATTCCCAGAAAGCAGCCCCCAACCTTGTTAATCTCAAAAACAGTATCGAAGAAAAATCCCGTGAAGTGGCACTTCACACTGAAGATTCAGATGATTCCATCACCGTGATCAGGTCGATGAAAGAGTGTGGCCTTCCAATTGCTAATGGTATGATCAAGGATCTCAGACATACCCTGGCTGTCATTTCAAAGAAACAACCAAAAAAAGGATTGATTAGCGGAACCAGTTCTAGCTTCCCAGTCGGTATAGCTACCTCTTGGAGTCCTTCCACCTGGGTTCGTAATACTGTTTCAGAAGAGGATGATAACAGGACAGCTGGATATCTCTCGAATGTTTTTCAGTCTGCAAAACAGAAGGCTAGTAACTTCAAGTGGCCTCAGTTAGAAACCGGAGAATCACTACCAGCCAAGAGTGAACCATCTTCATCAGACAAGGATGAACCATCTGTGACCCATACTAATGACGCGCTATTAGCTGCAGATGTGAGCTCCTCGTCCTCACTTGGACGGACTAATAGTGAAGACTTAACATTGTCAAGTCAAACTGCAAATGAGCTACAACAAGAACAGGTAAACAAAAGCATGTCCTATGACCAACTGCTGTCTTTAACCGAAAACTTTGATGAATTCAAAGCAGATAAAGAAGCGAAACTAGAAGAGTGGTTGGGAGGGACGTTGAAATCATAA
- the LOC101267185 gene encoding uncharacterized protein isoform X2 — protein MFNSDDEPLAFKKMHEFSTVDGFVEISESLADMIKFIANEPSVGLFYIQQHSQKAAPNLVNLKNSIEEKSREVALHTEDSDDSITVIRSMKECGLPIANGMIKDLRHTLAVISKKQPKKGLISGTSSSFPVGIATSWSPSTWVRNTVSEEDDNRTAGYLSNVFQSAKQKASNFKWPQLETGESLPAKSEPSSSDKDEPSVTHTNDALLAADVSSSSSLGRTNSEDLTLSSQTANELQQEQVNKSMSYDQLLSLTENFDEFKADKEAKLEEWLGGTLKS, from the exons ATGTTCAA CAGTGATGATGAACCGTTGGCCTTCAAGAAAATGCATGAATTTTCCACAGTGGACGGCTTTGTAGAGATAAGTGAATCCTTGGCGGACATGATAAAGTTCATTGCAAATGAGCCCTCTGTTGGGCTTTTCTATATTCAACAGCATTCCCAGAAAGCAGCCCCCAACCTTGTTAATCTCAAAAACAGTATCGAAGAAAAATCCCGTGAAGTGGCACTTCACACTGAAGATTCAGATGATTCCATCACCGTGATCAGGTCGATGAAAGAGTGTGGCCTTCCAATTGCTAATGGTATGATCAAGGATCTCAGACATACCCTGGCTGTCATTTCAAAGAAACAACCAAAAAAAGGATTGATTAGCGGAACCAGTTCTAGCTTCCCAGTCGGTATAGCTACCTCTTGGAGTCCTTCCACCTGGGTTCGTAATACTGTTTCAGAAGAGGATGATAACAGGACAGCTGGATATCTCTCGAATGTTTTTCAGTCTGCAAAACAGAAGGCTAGTAACTTCAAGTGGCCTCAGTTAGAAACCGGAGAATCACTACCAGCCAAGAGTGAACCATCTTCATCAGACAAGGATGAACCATCTGTGACCCATACTAATGACGCGCTATTAGCTGCAGATGTGAGCTCCTCGTCCTCACTTGGACGGACTAATAGTGAAGACTTAACATTGTCAAGTCAAACTGCAAATGAGCTACAACAAGAACAGGTAAACAAAAGCATGTCCTATGACCAACTGCTGTCTTTAACCGAAAACTTTGATGAATTCAAAGCAGATAAAGAAGCGAAACTAGAAGAGTGGTTGGGAGGGACGTTGAAATCATAA
- the LOC101267185 gene encoding uncharacterized protein isoform X1 — MQQLKGCKLCPSEHDSQSDDEPLAFKKMHEFSTVDGFVEISESLADMIKFIANEPSVGLFYIQQHSQKAAPNLVNLKNSIEEKSREVALHTEDSDDSITVIRSMKECGLPIANGMIKDLRHTLAVISKKQPKKGLISGTSSSFPVGIATSWSPSTWVRNTVSEEDDNRTAGYLSNVFQSAKQKASNFKWPQLETGESLPAKSEPSSSDKDEPSVTHTNDALLAADVSSSSSLGRTNSEDLTLSSQTANELQQEQVNKSMSYDQLLSLTENFDEFKADKEAKLEEWLGGTLKS, encoded by the exons ATGCAGCAACTAAAAGGTTGTAAACTATGCCCGAGTGAGCATGATTCTCAAAG TGATGATGAACCGTTGGCCTTCAAGAAAATGCATGAATTTTCCACAGTGGACGGCTTTGTAGAGATAAGTGAATCCTTGGCGGACATGATAAAGTTCATTGCAAATGAGCCCTCTGTTGGGCTTTTCTATATTCAACAGCATTCCCAGAAAGCAGCCCCCAACCTTGTTAATCTCAAAAACAGTATCGAAGAAAAATCCCGTGAAGTGGCACTTCACACTGAAGATTCAGATGATTCCATCACCGTGATCAGGTCGATGAAAGAGTGTGGCCTTCCAATTGCTAATGGTATGATCAAGGATCTCAGACATACCCTGGCTGTCATTTCAAAGAAACAACCAAAAAAAGGATTGATTAGCGGAACCAGTTCTAGCTTCCCAGTCGGTATAGCTACCTCTTGGAGTCCTTCCACCTGGGTTCGTAATACTGTTTCAGAAGAGGATGATAACAGGACAGCTGGATATCTCTCGAATGTTTTTCAGTCTGCAAAACAGAAGGCTAGTAACTTCAAGTGGCCTCAGTTAGAAACCGGAGAATCACTACCAGCCAAGAGTGAACCATCTTCATCAGACAAGGATGAACCATCTGTGACCCATACTAATGACGCGCTATTAGCTGCAGATGTGAGCTCCTCGTCCTCACTTGGACGGACTAATAGTGAAGACTTAACATTGTCAAGTCAAACTGCAAATGAGCTACAACAAGAACAGGTAAACAAAAGCATGTCCTATGACCAACTGCTGTCTTTAACCGAAAACTTTGATGAATTCAAAGCAGATAAAGAAGCGAAACTAGAAGAGTGGTTGGGAGGGACGTTGAAATCATAA
- the LOC101267859 gene encoding protein FLOWERINGUS D isoform X2, producing the protein MDPSDNNPSSQQSLPYITSNNPLQFTIHLPNSTPNFTSIPNSNPSRDPNPNPNPNLNPNPHSDSISDQLLSLSIPTKRRRGRPRSTATSSLDQFSKTLVENSNLVRNLSARKNTASFDASDEIIVINKEATTEALIALTAGFPADSLTDEEIEAGVVSVVGGIEQVNYILIRNHILMKWRVNVWTWITKEMFYDVIPKHCYALLDSAHNYLVSRGYINFGVVPAIKDRIPAEPSKPSVIIIGAGLAGLAAARQLMLFGFKVTVLEGRKRAGGRVYSKKMEGGNKVAAADLGGSVLTGTLGNPLGILARQLSCTLHKVRDKCPLYRVDGKPVDQDLDHKVETAYNLLLEKASKLRQLMGEVSQDVSLGAALETFRQDYEDAVNEEEMSLFNWHLANLEYANAGLISKLSLAFWDQDDPFDMGGDHCFLPGGNGKLVHALSENVPILYEKIVHTIRYGTDGVQVGAGAQVFEGDMVLCTVPLGVLKGGSIKFMPELPQRKLDGIKRLGFGLLNKVAMLFPYVFWGTDLDTFGHLTDNSSSRGEFFLFYSYATVAGGPLLLALVAGEAAHKFETMPPTDAVTKVLQILKGIYEPQGIEVPEPIQTVCTRWGSDPFSLGSYSNVAVGSSGDDYDILAESVGDGRLFFAGEATNRRYPATMHGAFLSGLREAANIVHHAKARTMSLKIEKKPSKSTHYYASVLDDLFREPDLEFGSFSIIFARKSSDLESPAILRVTFCGPQTRNHDGIRPGRHLSNKLLFQQLQSQFNNQHELHVYTLLSKQQALDLREVRGGNEMRLNFLSEKLGVKLVGRKGLGPSVDSIIASVKAERGRRKPGTLKTGVMKSKDTTLRRKIVRKAKVVSGGNRTTSFPASSSRIKAVGSSTTTIPLTNLDLEPKPVCAIGSAASPSLNVRVNDDMESKSVGSSVHLLHNASIGDKFEGNFGSSTAPLLNVGGNTGSNSDGPMYPRNTYDDSTDTCVPPITGNLASQHTSGDGDMESMMLDGECRM; encoded by the exons ATGGATCCTTCAGATAACAATCCTTCTTCTCAACAATCTTTACCTTATATTACTAGTAACAATCCCCTTCAATTCACCATTCATTTGCCCAATTCTACTCCCAATTTCACTTCAATTCCAAATTCAAACCCTAGCCGTGACCCGAACCCGAACCCAAACCCGAATCTGAATCCGAATCCTCATTCCGATTCAATTTCAGACCAGCTTCTGTCCCTCTCCATCCCGACGAAACGGAGACGAGGTAGACCTCGGAGTACGGCGACATCGTCTTTGGAccag TTTAGCAAAACCCTTGTGGAAAATTCGAATCTTGTGCGTAATTTGAGTGCTAGAAAAAATACCGCTTCTTTTGATGCTTCGGATGAGATTATTGTAATTAACAAAGAGGCAACGACGGAGGCGTTAATTGCTTTAACTGCGGGGTTTCCAGCTGATTCTTTAACTGATGAGGAAATTGAAGCTGGGGTTGTTTCAGTAGTGGGTGGTATTGAACAGgttaattatattcttattagAAACCATATACTTATGAAATGGCGTGTAAACGTGTGGACTTGGATAACAAAAGAGATGTTTTATGATGTTATACCTAAGCATTGTTATGCTTTGCTGGATTCTGCTCATAATTATTTGGTATCGCGTGGGTATATTAATTTTGGAGTTGTGCCGGCTATTAAGGATAGGATTCCAGCTGAGCCGAGTAAGCCTAGTGTTATCATTATTGGGGCAGGACTTGCAGGGTTAGCTGCAGCGAGACAGTTGATGTTGTTCGGGTTTAAGGTTACAGTTTTGGAGGGAAGAAAACGTGCTGGTGGAAGGGTATACTCAAAAAAAATGGAAGGTGGAAATAAGGTAGCTGCTGCTGATTTAGGAGGGAGTGTGTTGACGGGTACGCTAGGGAACCCACTAGGTATTTTGGCACGGCAGCTGTCCTGCACACTTCACAAGGTCAGAGACAAATGCCCTCTTTATCGTGTGGATGGGAAGCCAGTTGATCAAGATTTAGATCACAAGGTGGAGACTGCTTATAATTTGCTTTTGGAGAAGGCAAGCAAGCTTAGGCAGTTAATGGGAGAAGTTTCTCAGGATGTTTCTCTTGGAGCAGCACTGGAGACTTTCCGTCAGGATTATGAAGATGCCGTGAATGAAGAGGAGATGAGTTTGTTTAACTGGCATCTAGCAAATCTAGAATATGCAAATGCAGGTCTGATTTCTAAACTTTCATTAGCATTTTGGGACCAAGATGACCCTTTTGACATGGGAGGGGATCATTGCTTCCTGCCCGGAGGAAACGGAAAACTAGTTCATGCATTGTCGGAAAATGTACCTAttctttatgaaaaaattgtgcATACCATTCGTTATGGTACCGATGGAGTACAGGTTGGCGCTGGGGCCCAAGTATTTGAGGGAGATATGGTGCTGTGCACTGTTCCTCTTGGAGTTCTGAAAGGTGGTTCTATTAAGTTCATGCCAGAATTGCCTCAGCGGAAGCTCGACGGAATAAAAAGATTGGGATTTGGATTATTAAATAAAGTTGCAATGCTTTTCCCATATGTATTCTGGGGCACTGATCTCGATACCTTTGGGCATCTTACTGATAATTCTAGTAGCAGGGGTGAATTCTTTTTGTTCTACAGTTATGCAACTGTTGCCGGCGGTCCCTTATTGTTAGCTCTAGTTGCTGGAGAAGCTGCACACAAGTTTGAGACCATGCCTCCGACTGATGCAGTGACAAAGGTTCTTCAAATTCTAAAAG GTATATATGAACCACAAGGAATTGAAGTGCCAGAGCCAATCCAAACTGTATGTACAAGATGGGGAAGTGATCCTTTCAGCTTGGGTTCTTACTCTAATGTTGCAGTGGGGTCATCAGGAGATGACTATGATATATTAGCAGAAAGTGTGGGTGATGGTAGACTTTTCTTTGCTGGTGAGGCCACAAATAGGCGCTATCCAGCTACTATGCACGGAGCTTTTCTTAGTGGGCTTAGAGAAGCTGCAAACATTGTCCACCATGCTAAGGCTAGAACCATGAGTCTGAAGATTGAGAAAAAACCATCAAAGAGCACTCATTATTATGCTTCTGTTCTGGATGACTTATTTAGGGAGCCAGACTTGGAATTTGGTAGTTTCTCTATAATTTTTGCTAGAAAGAGTTCTGATCTCGAGTCACCAGCAATTTTGAGAGTGACCTTCTGTGGGCCCCAAACACGGAATCATGATGGAATAAGACCTGGTCGACATCTTTCTAATAAATTACTCTTTCAGCAGCTTCAGTCCCAATTTAATAACCAGCACGAGCTTCATGTTTATACTTTGTTATCCAAGCAACAAGCCCTTGACCTTAGAGAGGTCAGAGGTGGTAATGAGATGAGGCTGAATTTTCTTTCTGAGAAGCTTGGGGTGAAACTGGTTGGTAGAAAAGGTTTGGGTCCATCTGTTGATTCTATAATTGCTTCAGTTAAGGCTGAGAGGGGAAGGCGCAAACCGGGTACACTTAAAACTG GTGTCATGAAGTCAAAAGACACCACTCTCAGGCGAAAAATAGTTAG GAAGGCTAAAGTTGTAAGCGGAGGCAATAGAACCACTTCTTTCCCTGCTTCTAGCAGCAGGATTAAAGCAGTTGGCAGCAGCACTACCACAATACCTCTGACGAACCTTGACTTGGAACCTAAACCAGTTTGCGCTATTGGATCTGCCGCTTCTCCAAGTTTGAATGTTAGAGTAAATGACGACATGGAGTCAAAATCTGTAGGCAGTTCTGTACACCTGCTTCATAATGCAAGCATTGGTGACAAGTTTGAGGGTAATTTTGGTAGTTCTACCGCTCCGCTTTTAAATGTAGGAGGGAACACAGGAAGCAATAGTGATGGGCCTATGTATCCCAGAAATACATATGATGATAGCACGGATACATGTGTTCCGCCTATTACTGGAAATTTGGCTAGTCAGCATACATCAG GTGATGGGGATATGGAAAGTATGATGCTTGATGGGGAGTGTAGAATGTGA
- the LOC101267859 gene encoding protein FLOWERINGUS D isoform X1 produces MDPSDNNPSSQQSLPYITSNNPLQFTIHLPNSTPNFTSIPNSNPSRDPNPNPNPNLNPNPHSDSISDQLLSLSIPTKRRRGRPRSTATSSLDQSSFVQFSKTLVENSNLVRNLSARKNTASFDASDEIIVINKEATTEALIALTAGFPADSLTDEEIEAGVVSVVGGIEQVNYILIRNHILMKWRVNVWTWITKEMFYDVIPKHCYALLDSAHNYLVSRGYINFGVVPAIKDRIPAEPSKPSVIIIGAGLAGLAAARQLMLFGFKVTVLEGRKRAGGRVYSKKMEGGNKVAAADLGGSVLTGTLGNPLGILARQLSCTLHKVRDKCPLYRVDGKPVDQDLDHKVETAYNLLLEKASKLRQLMGEVSQDVSLGAALETFRQDYEDAVNEEEMSLFNWHLANLEYANAGLISKLSLAFWDQDDPFDMGGDHCFLPGGNGKLVHALSENVPILYEKIVHTIRYGTDGVQVGAGAQVFEGDMVLCTVPLGVLKGGSIKFMPELPQRKLDGIKRLGFGLLNKVAMLFPYVFWGTDLDTFGHLTDNSSSRGEFFLFYSYATVAGGPLLLALVAGEAAHKFETMPPTDAVTKVLQILKGIYEPQGIEVPEPIQTVCTRWGSDPFSLGSYSNVAVGSSGDDYDILAESVGDGRLFFAGEATNRRYPATMHGAFLSGLREAANIVHHAKARTMSLKIEKKPSKSTHYYASVLDDLFREPDLEFGSFSIIFARKSSDLESPAILRVTFCGPQTRNHDGIRPGRHLSNKLLFQQLQSQFNNQHELHVYTLLSKQQALDLREVRGGNEMRLNFLSEKLGVKLVGRKGLGPSVDSIIASVKAERGRRKPGTLKTGVMKSKDTTLRRKIVRKAKVVSGGNRTTSFPASSSRIKAVGSSTTTIPLTNLDLEPKPVCAIGSAASPSLNVRVNDDMESKSVGSSVHLLHNASIGDKFEGNFGSSTAPLLNVGGNTGSNSDGPMYPRNTYDDSTDTCVPPITGNLASQHTSGDGDMESMMLDGECRM; encoded by the exons ATGGATCCTTCAGATAACAATCCTTCTTCTCAACAATCTTTACCTTATATTACTAGTAACAATCCCCTTCAATTCACCATTCATTTGCCCAATTCTACTCCCAATTTCACTTCAATTCCAAATTCAAACCCTAGCCGTGACCCGAACCCGAACCCAAACCCGAATCTGAATCCGAATCCTCATTCCGATTCAATTTCAGACCAGCTTCTGTCCCTCTCCATCCCGACGAAACGGAGACGAGGTAGACCTCGGAGTACGGCGACATCGTCTTTGGAccag TCTTCTTTTGTTCAGTTTAGCAAAACCCTTGTGGAAAATTCGAATCTTGTGCGTAATTTGAGTGCTAGAAAAAATACCGCTTCTTTTGATGCTTCGGATGAGATTATTGTAATTAACAAAGAGGCAACGACGGAGGCGTTAATTGCTTTAACTGCGGGGTTTCCAGCTGATTCTTTAACTGATGAGGAAATTGAAGCTGGGGTTGTTTCAGTAGTGGGTGGTATTGAACAGgttaattatattcttattagAAACCATATACTTATGAAATGGCGTGTAAACGTGTGGACTTGGATAACAAAAGAGATGTTTTATGATGTTATACCTAAGCATTGTTATGCTTTGCTGGATTCTGCTCATAATTATTTGGTATCGCGTGGGTATATTAATTTTGGAGTTGTGCCGGCTATTAAGGATAGGATTCCAGCTGAGCCGAGTAAGCCTAGTGTTATCATTATTGGGGCAGGACTTGCAGGGTTAGCTGCAGCGAGACAGTTGATGTTGTTCGGGTTTAAGGTTACAGTTTTGGAGGGAAGAAAACGTGCTGGTGGAAGGGTATACTCAAAAAAAATGGAAGGTGGAAATAAGGTAGCTGCTGCTGATTTAGGAGGGAGTGTGTTGACGGGTACGCTAGGGAACCCACTAGGTATTTTGGCACGGCAGCTGTCCTGCACACTTCACAAGGTCAGAGACAAATGCCCTCTTTATCGTGTGGATGGGAAGCCAGTTGATCAAGATTTAGATCACAAGGTGGAGACTGCTTATAATTTGCTTTTGGAGAAGGCAAGCAAGCTTAGGCAGTTAATGGGAGAAGTTTCTCAGGATGTTTCTCTTGGAGCAGCACTGGAGACTTTCCGTCAGGATTATGAAGATGCCGTGAATGAAGAGGAGATGAGTTTGTTTAACTGGCATCTAGCAAATCTAGAATATGCAAATGCAGGTCTGATTTCTAAACTTTCATTAGCATTTTGGGACCAAGATGACCCTTTTGACATGGGAGGGGATCATTGCTTCCTGCCCGGAGGAAACGGAAAACTAGTTCATGCATTGTCGGAAAATGTACCTAttctttatgaaaaaattgtgcATACCATTCGTTATGGTACCGATGGAGTACAGGTTGGCGCTGGGGCCCAAGTATTTGAGGGAGATATGGTGCTGTGCACTGTTCCTCTTGGAGTTCTGAAAGGTGGTTCTATTAAGTTCATGCCAGAATTGCCTCAGCGGAAGCTCGACGGAATAAAAAGATTGGGATTTGGATTATTAAATAAAGTTGCAATGCTTTTCCCATATGTATTCTGGGGCACTGATCTCGATACCTTTGGGCATCTTACTGATAATTCTAGTAGCAGGGGTGAATTCTTTTTGTTCTACAGTTATGCAACTGTTGCCGGCGGTCCCTTATTGTTAGCTCTAGTTGCTGGAGAAGCTGCACACAAGTTTGAGACCATGCCTCCGACTGATGCAGTGACAAAGGTTCTTCAAATTCTAAAAG GTATATATGAACCACAAGGAATTGAAGTGCCAGAGCCAATCCAAACTGTATGTACAAGATGGGGAAGTGATCCTTTCAGCTTGGGTTCTTACTCTAATGTTGCAGTGGGGTCATCAGGAGATGACTATGATATATTAGCAGAAAGTGTGGGTGATGGTAGACTTTTCTTTGCTGGTGAGGCCACAAATAGGCGCTATCCAGCTACTATGCACGGAGCTTTTCTTAGTGGGCTTAGAGAAGCTGCAAACATTGTCCACCATGCTAAGGCTAGAACCATGAGTCTGAAGATTGAGAAAAAACCATCAAAGAGCACTCATTATTATGCTTCTGTTCTGGATGACTTATTTAGGGAGCCAGACTTGGAATTTGGTAGTTTCTCTATAATTTTTGCTAGAAAGAGTTCTGATCTCGAGTCACCAGCAATTTTGAGAGTGACCTTCTGTGGGCCCCAAACACGGAATCATGATGGAATAAGACCTGGTCGACATCTTTCTAATAAATTACTCTTTCAGCAGCTTCAGTCCCAATTTAATAACCAGCACGAGCTTCATGTTTATACTTTGTTATCCAAGCAACAAGCCCTTGACCTTAGAGAGGTCAGAGGTGGTAATGAGATGAGGCTGAATTTTCTTTCTGAGAAGCTTGGGGTGAAACTGGTTGGTAGAAAAGGTTTGGGTCCATCTGTTGATTCTATAATTGCTTCAGTTAAGGCTGAGAGGGGAAGGCGCAAACCGGGTACACTTAAAACTG GTGTCATGAAGTCAAAAGACACCACTCTCAGGCGAAAAATAGTTAG GAAGGCTAAAGTTGTAAGCGGAGGCAATAGAACCACTTCTTTCCCTGCTTCTAGCAGCAGGATTAAAGCAGTTGGCAGCAGCACTACCACAATACCTCTGACGAACCTTGACTTGGAACCTAAACCAGTTTGCGCTATTGGATCTGCCGCTTCTCCAAGTTTGAATGTTAGAGTAAATGACGACATGGAGTCAAAATCTGTAGGCAGTTCTGTACACCTGCTTCATAATGCAAGCATTGGTGACAAGTTTGAGGGTAATTTTGGTAGTTCTACCGCTCCGCTTTTAAATGTAGGAGGGAACACAGGAAGCAATAGTGATGGGCCTATGTATCCCAGAAATACATATGATGATAGCACGGATACATGTGTTCCGCCTATTACTGGAAATTTGGCTAGTCAGCATACATCAG GTGATGGGGATATGGAAAGTATGATGCTTGATGGGGAGTGTAGAATGTGA
- the LOC101268157 gene encoding uncharacterized protein: MLLAVLIANSEGNILVERLNGVPIEETIHWRSFLVRLGAENLKGVKNEELLVACHKSVYVVYTVLGGVSIYVVGKEEYDELVLSEVIYVITSIVRDACGKAPSERLFLDKYGKICLCLDEIVWKGLLENTEKDRIKRLIRLKSPSEI; this comes from the exons ATGTTGCTTGCTGTGTTGATAGCCAATTCTGAGGGAAATATACTAGTTGAGCG TTTAAATGGAGTTCCAATTGAGGAAACAATACATTGGAGATCTTTTTTAGTTAGATTGGGGGCAGAAAATCTTAAAGGAGTAAAAAATGAGGAGCTACTTGTAGCTTGTCACAA aTCAGTGTATGTGGTATACACTGTATTAGGAGGTGTTAGCATTTATGTGGTTGGCAAAGAAGAATATGATGAACTTGTTT TATCTGAAGTAATATATGttattacttcaattgtgagGGATGCATGTGGAAAGGCTCCAAGTGAACGTCTTTTTTTAGacaaatatggaaaaatttGCTTGTGTTTAGATGAAATTGTTTGGAAG GGGTTGCTCGAAAATACAGAAAAAGACAGAATCAAAAGACTTATAAGGTTGAAATCACCATCAGAAATCTGA